A genomic stretch from Theobroma cacao cultivar B97-61/B2 chromosome 4, Criollo_cocoa_genome_V2, whole genome shotgun sequence includes:
- the LOC18603323 gene encoding 3-isopropylmalate dehydratase large subunit has protein sequence MASSLVSPSPTSSFISNKKDLGFSAFPSTSQVAIRKCKKQVSKQIVSVMAPQQSERKPATTGSVKTGMTMTEKILARASEKPQLSPGDNVWVHVDILMTHDVCGPGSIGIFKKEFGENAKVWDREKIVIIPDHYIFTSDERANRNVDILRDFCKEENIKYFYDIKDLSNFKANPDYKGVCHVALAQEGHCRPGEVLLGTDSHTCTAGAFGQFATGIGNTDAGFVLGTGKLLLKVPPTLRFVMDGEMPHYLLAKDLILQIIGEISVAGATYKSMEFVGTTVESLNMEERMTLCNMVVEAGGKNGVVPADSTTFKYLEDKTSVPYEPVYSDAQASFLSEYRFDISKLEPLVAKPHSPDNRALARECKDVKIDRVYIGSCTGGKTEDFLAAAKVFLASGKKVKVPTFLVPATQKVWLDIYTLPVPGAGGKTCSQIFEEAGCDTPASPSCGACLGGPKDTYARMNEPKVCVSTTNRNFPGRMGHKEGQIYLASPYTAAASALTGYVTDPREFLL, from the exons ATGGCATCCTCTTTGGTTTCTCCTTCTCCAACTTCTTCCTTCATCAGCAACAAG AAAGATTTGGGCTTCTCTGCTTTTCCTTCGACATCTCAAGTTGCTATTCGCAAATGCAAGAAACAAGTTTCCAAGCAAATCGTCTCAGTCATGGCACCCCAGCAATCAGAGCGTAAACCAGCCACCACTGGCTCT GTGAAGACTGGAATGACAATGACAGAGAAGATTCTTGCCAGGGCCTCTGAGAAACCACAGTTGAGCCCAGGTGATAATGTTTGGGTTCATGTTGATATTCTGATGACACACGATGTTTGTGGCCCCGGTTCCATTGGTATctttaagaaagaatttggTGAAAATGCTAAG GTTTGGGACCGTGAAAAGATTGTTATTATACCTGACCATTATATATTCACAAGTGATGAACGTGCAAATCGTAATGTGGATATTTTGAGGGATTTTTGCAAGGAGGAAAATATCAAGtatttttatgatattaaAGATCTTAGCAATTTTAAG GCTAACCCTGATTATAAAGGTGTATGCCATGTTGCACTTGCCCAAGAAGGTCACTGCAGGCCTGGGGAG GTTTTGTTAGGGACAGATTCTCACACCTGTACTGCTGGAGCATTTGGTCAATTTGCTACAGGAATAGGAAATACAGATGCAGGCTTTGTCTTGGGCACTGGGAAGCTTCTGCTCAAG GTGCCACCGACTTTGAGATTTGTGATGGATGGTGAAATGCCTCACTATTTGCTTGCAAAGGATTTGATTTTACAG ATCATTGGTGAAATATCTGTAGCTGGTGCAACATATAAATCCATGGAGTTTGTTGGAACAACTGTTGAAAGTTTAAAC ATGGAAGAACGTATGACTTTATGCAATATGGTTGTTGAAGCTGGTGGAAAGAATGGTGTTGTTCCTGCCGATAGTACTACATTTAAGTACCTTGAG GATAAAACATCTGTGCCATATGAACCAGTTTATAGTGATGCACAAGCAAG TTTTCTTTCCGAGTACAGATTTGATATCTCAAAATTGGAGCCCTTGGTGGCTAAG CCACATTCTCCTGATAATCGTGCTCTGGCAAGAGAATGCAAAGATGTTAAAATTGACAGAGTGTATATTGGATCTTGTACTGGTGGAAAAACAGAAGATTTTCTTGCTGCTGCTAAAGTGTTTCTAGCTTCA GGTAAGAAGGTCAAAGTTCCCACATTCCTTGTCCCTGCTACACAAAAG GTTTGGTTGGACATATATACTCTCCCTGTACCAGGAGCTGGTGGGAAGACGTGCTCCCAGATATTTGAAGAAGCTGGCTGTGATACACCTGCAAGCCCTAGCTGTGGTGCTTGTTTGGGTGGCCCTAAAGACACATATGCACGCATGAATGAACCTAAG GTTTGTGTCTCCACAACAAACAGGAACTTCCCTGGTCGGATGGGACACAAGGAAGGCCAGATATATCTTGCTTCCCCATATACAGCAGCTGCATCAGCCTTGACTGGTTATGTCACTGATCCAAGGGAGTTTTTGCTGTAG
- the LOC18603325 gene encoding uncharacterized protein LOC18603325 isoform X1 — protein MATQMLNEFPSSLDCGGLKMPAGVVQKFFITSMFMWVAPLAILYGFNHNLLPGLSNLSPNAMTLLSGFAAVISVNIVIAFYICMAMKEPSDKHEPDPKFLADAKASVSQPTGEATTSSQSQKKQE, from the exons ATGGCAACCCAGATGTTGAATGAATTTCCTTCCAGTCTGG ATTGTGGGGGATTAAAAATGCCTGCTGGAGTGGTTCAGAAGTTCTTTATTACGTCAATGTTCATGTGGGTAGCTCCTCTTGCAATTCTATATGGTTTTAACCATAATTTACTTCCTG GTTTATCAAATTTATCTCCCAATGCTATGACGCTGTTGAGTGGATTCGCTGCTGTAATATCAGTCAATATAGTCATTGCATTCTACATTTGTATGGCAATGAAGGAACCTTCAGATAAGCATGAGCCAGATCCAAAGTTTCTTGCTGATGCCAAAGCTAGTGTAAGCCAGCCAACAGGTGAAGCTACCACCTCTTCACAATCccaaaagaaacaagaataG
- the LOC18603322 gene encoding 3-isopropylmalate dehydratase large subunit isoform X2, which yields MVMAPQQSEHKPATTGSVKSPMTMTEKILARASEKPQLRPGDNVWVNVDVFMTNDISGPGSIGIFKKEFGEDAKLWDREKIVVIPDHYIFTSDERANRNVDILREFSMEQNIKYFYDIKDLSNFKANPNYKGVCHVALAQEGHCRPGEVLLGTDSHTCTAGAFGQFATGIGNTEAGFVLGTGKLLLKVPQTLRFVMDGEMPHYLLAKDLILQIIGEISVAGATYKSMEFIGTTVESLSMEERMTLCNMVIEAGGKNGVVSTDSTTFKYLEDKTSVPYEPLYSDAQASFLSEFRFAVSKLEPLVAKPHSPDNRALARECKDIKIDRVYIGSCTGGKTEDFLAAAKVFLASGRKVKVPTFLVPATQKVWMDIYTVTVPGSGGKTCSQIFEEAGCDTPASPSCAACMGGPKDTYARMNEAQVCVSTTNRNFPGRMGHKEGQIYLASPYTAAASALTGYITDPREFLQ from the exons ATGGTCATGGCACCACAACAATCAGAGCACAAACCTGCCACCACAGGCTCa GTCAAGTCTCCAATGACTATGACAGAAAAGATTCTTGCTAGGGCCTCTGAGAAGCCCCAGCTGAGACCAGGTGACAACGTTTGGGTTAACGTTGATGTATTCATGACTAATGATATTAGTGGTCCTGGTTCCATTGGTATCTTCAAGAAAGAATTTGGTGAAGATGCTAAG CTTTGGGACCGTGAAAAGATTGTTGTTATACCTGACCATTATATATTCACAAGTGATGAACGTGCAAATCGTAATGTGGATATCTTGAGGGAGTTTTCCATGGAGCAAAATATCAAGTACTTTTATGATATTAAAGATCTTAGTAATTTTAAG GCTAACCCCAACTACAAAGGAGTATGCCATGTTGCACTTGCTCAAGAAGGTCATTGTAGACCTGGAGAG GTTTTGTTAGGGACAGATTCTCATACCTGTACTGCTGGAGCATTTGGTCAGTTTGCTACAGGAATTGGAAATACTGAAGCAGGTTTTGTATTAGGCACCGGGAAGCTTTTGCTCAAG GTACCACAAACTTTGAGGTTTGTGATGGATGGTGAAATGCCTCATTATTTGCTTGCAAAGGATTTGATTTTGCAG ATCATTGGTGAAATTTCTGTAGCCGGTGCAACATATAAATCCATGGAGTTCATTGGCACAACTGTTGAAAGTTTAAGT ATGGAAGAACGGATGACATTATGCAATATGGTTATTGAAGCTGGTGGAAAGAATGGTGTTGTTTCTACTGATAGTACTACATTTAAGTACCTTGAG GATAAAACATCTGTGCCATACGAACCACTTTATAGTGATGCACAAGCAAG TTTTCTTTCAGAGTTCAGATTTGCTGTCTCAAAGTTGGAGCCCTTGGTAGCTAAG CCTCATTCTCCTGATAATCGTGCTTTGGCAAGAGAGTGCaaagatattaaaattgaCAGAGTCTATATTGGATCTTGTACTGGTGGCAAAACAGAAGATTTTCTTGCTGCTGCCAAAGTCTTTTTAGCCTCA GGCAGAAAGGTCAAAGTCCCCACATTCCTTGTTCCTGCTACCCAAAAG GTTTGGATGGACATATATACTGTCACTGTACCAGGATCTGGTGGCAAGACTTGCTCCCAGATTTTCGAAGAAGCTGGCTGTGATACACCTGCAAGCCCTAGTTGTGCTGCTTGTATGGGTGGCCCTAAAGACACATATGCACGCATGAATGAAGCTCAG GTCTGTGTCTCAACAACAAATAGAAACTTCCCTGGTCGGATGGGACATAAGGAAGGCCAGATATATCTTGCTTCCCCATACACAGCAGCTGCCTCTGCTTTGACTGGTTATATCACTGATCCAAGGGAGTTTTTGCAGTAG
- the LOC18603325 gene encoding uncharacterized protein LOC18603325 isoform X2, translating to MPAGVVQKFFITSMFMWVAPLAILYGFNHNLLPGLSNLSPNAMTLLSGFAAVISVNIVIAFYICMAMKEPSDKHEPDPKFLADAKASVSQPTGEATTSSQSQKKQE from the exons ATGCCTGCTGGAGTGGTTCAGAAGTTCTTTATTACGTCAATGTTCATGTGGGTAGCTCCTCTTGCAATTCTATATGGTTTTAACCATAATTTACTTCCTG GTTTATCAAATTTATCTCCCAATGCTATGACGCTGTTGAGTGGATTCGCTGCTGTAATATCAGTCAATATAGTCATTGCATTCTACATTTGTATGGCAATGAAGGAACCTTCAGATAAGCATGAGCCAGATCCAAAGTTTCTTGCTGATGCCAAAGCTAGTGTAAGCCAGCCAACAGGTGAAGCTACCACCTCTTCACAATCccaaaagaaacaagaataG
- the LOC18603324 gene encoding putative phosphatidylinositol N-acetylglucosaminyltransferase subunit C isoform X2, with amino-acid sequence MDTSTSGDSFPTRCKWRKVAYGGMQPGFDDNHTDGTFLEDMVMNANVVKRNMLKVMQDSVSISQYLCIVALVVLVWTYTLRSTLNENSLLLLDVSLLGSGFLILLLTEEMLSLNLLLHYVLNVSFFTTGLYVLAPIYQTLTRSISSDSIWSVTVSLLLLHLFLHDYSGSTIRAPGALKNPNLTSCISLNASIVASVFLASRLPSRLHVFAIMLFSLQVFLFAPLVTYCIRKYSFRLHLLFSFALMAVTLTFVYSLHRLLFVLLVGMLVFVNVVCPYWLIRIQEYKFEINGPWDEAKLCFDITD; translated from the coding sequence ATGGATACAAGCACCAGTGGTGATTCTTTTCCAACTCGATGCAAATGGAGAAAAGTTGCATATGGAGGGATGCAACCTGGTTTTGATGACAATCACACAGATGGCACTTTCCTTGAAGACATGGTCATGAACGCTAATGTTGTTAAAAGGAATATGCTTAAGGTGATGCAAGATTCAGTGTCTATCTCACAATATCTATGCATTGTTGCTCTTGTGGTGCTTGTCTGGACCTACACTCTTAGGTCAACCCTCAATGAAAACTCCCTCTTGCTTCTTGATGTAAGCCTTCTTGGTTCAGGTTTCTTAATTCTCCTATTAACTGAAGAAATGCTCTCCCTCAACCTTCTTTTGCACTATGTCCTCAATGTTTCCTTTTTTACCACTGGTTTGTATGTTTTGGCCCCTATCTACCAAACCTTGACGAGGTCCATTAGCTCTGATTCCATTTGGTCAGTAACTGTTTCACTTCTCTTGCTTCATCTTTTCTTACATGACTATTCTGGATCTACAATAAGAGCTCCAGGGGCTCTTAAGAATCCTAACTTGACTAGTTGTATTTCCTTGAATGCTTCTATCGTTGCTTCAGTTTTCCTAGCATCTCGACTACCATCAAGATTACATGTGTTTGCTATTATGCTATTCTCGTTACAAGTCTTCCTCTTTGCACCATTGGTCACCTATTGTATCAGGAAATATTCTTTTCGCTTGCACCTTCTGTTCTCCTTTGCACTGATGGCTGTGACTTTGACTTTTGTTTATAGCCTGCATCGCCTACTTTTTGTGCTACTGGTGGGAATGTTAGTCTTTGTTAATGTGGTTTGTCCTTACTGGCTTATAAGGATTCAGGAATACAAATTTGAGATCAATGGCCCTTGGGATGAGGCTAAGCTTTGTTTTGACATTACAGATTGA
- the LOC18603322 gene encoding 3-isopropylmalate dehydratase large subunit isoform X1 has product MASSVGFPHPMFCLFNNKKDLSPSAFASTSQTIYKCKKPVSKNIGMVMAPQQSEHKPATTGSVKSPMTMTEKILARASEKPQLRPGDNVWVNVDVFMTNDISGPGSIGIFKKEFGEDAKLWDREKIVVIPDHYIFTSDERANRNVDILREFSMEQNIKYFYDIKDLSNFKANPNYKGVCHVALAQEGHCRPGEVLLGTDSHTCTAGAFGQFATGIGNTEAGFVLGTGKLLLKVPQTLRFVMDGEMPHYLLAKDLILQIIGEISVAGATYKSMEFIGTTVESLSMEERMTLCNMVIEAGGKNGVVSTDSTTFKYLEDKTSVPYEPLYSDAQASFLSEFRFAVSKLEPLVAKPHSPDNRALARECKDIKIDRVYIGSCTGGKTEDFLAAAKVFLASGRKVKVPTFLVPATQKVWMDIYTVTVPGSGGKTCSQIFEEAGCDTPASPSCAACMGGPKDTYARMNEAQVCVSTTNRNFPGRMGHKEGQIYLASPYTAAASALTGYITDPREFLQ; this is encoded by the exons ATGGCATCTTCGGTGGGTTTTCCACACCCAATGTTTTGCTTGTTCAATAACAAG AAAGATTTGAGCCCCTCTGCCTTCGCTTCAACATCACAAACCATTTACAAATGCAAGAAACCAGTTTCCAAGAATATTGGGATGGTCATGGCACCACAACAATCAGAGCACAAACCTGCCACCACAGGCTCa GTCAAGTCTCCAATGACTATGACAGAAAAGATTCTTGCTAGGGCCTCTGAGAAGCCCCAGCTGAGACCAGGTGACAACGTTTGGGTTAACGTTGATGTATTCATGACTAATGATATTAGTGGTCCTGGTTCCATTGGTATCTTCAAGAAAGAATTTGGTGAAGATGCTAAG CTTTGGGACCGTGAAAAGATTGTTGTTATACCTGACCATTATATATTCACAAGTGATGAACGTGCAAATCGTAATGTGGATATCTTGAGGGAGTTTTCCATGGAGCAAAATATCAAGTACTTTTATGATATTAAAGATCTTAGTAATTTTAAG GCTAACCCCAACTACAAAGGAGTATGCCATGTTGCACTTGCTCAAGAAGGTCATTGTAGACCTGGAGAG GTTTTGTTAGGGACAGATTCTCATACCTGTACTGCTGGAGCATTTGGTCAGTTTGCTACAGGAATTGGAAATACTGAAGCAGGTTTTGTATTAGGCACCGGGAAGCTTTTGCTCAAG GTACCACAAACTTTGAGGTTTGTGATGGATGGTGAAATGCCTCATTATTTGCTTGCAAAGGATTTGATTTTGCAG ATCATTGGTGAAATTTCTGTAGCCGGTGCAACATATAAATCCATGGAGTTCATTGGCACAACTGTTGAAAGTTTAAGT ATGGAAGAACGGATGACATTATGCAATATGGTTATTGAAGCTGGTGGAAAGAATGGTGTTGTTTCTACTGATAGTACTACATTTAAGTACCTTGAG GATAAAACATCTGTGCCATACGAACCACTTTATAGTGATGCACAAGCAAG TTTTCTTTCAGAGTTCAGATTTGCTGTCTCAAAGTTGGAGCCCTTGGTAGCTAAG CCTCATTCTCCTGATAATCGTGCTTTGGCAAGAGAGTGCaaagatattaaaattgaCAGAGTCTATATTGGATCTTGTACTGGTGGCAAAACAGAAGATTTTCTTGCTGCTGCCAAAGTCTTTTTAGCCTCA GGCAGAAAGGTCAAAGTCCCCACATTCCTTGTTCCTGCTACCCAAAAG GTTTGGATGGACATATATACTGTCACTGTACCAGGATCTGGTGGCAAGACTTGCTCCCAGATTTTCGAAGAAGCTGGCTGTGATACACCTGCAAGCCCTAGTTGTGCTGCTTGTATGGGTGGCCCTAAAGACACATATGCACGCATGAATGAAGCTCAG GTCTGTGTCTCAACAACAAATAGAAACTTCCCTGGTCGGATGGGACATAAGGAAGGCCAGATATATCTTGCTTCCCCATACACAGCAGCTGCCTCTGCTTTGACTGGTTATATCACTGATCCAAGGGAGTTTTTGCAGTAG
- the LOC18603328 gene encoding uncharacterized protein LOC18603328 yields the protein MVFRAKRMTSRVDSSSTKRRKSPDDLSVFDLSSWNLLGEEFVSKTPWLMLPSKEVERGDGTEATLRAYSGFLKLGESEVCSMKKIPKELRESCRIGSSNGWPIFLEEKAVPFLFHPFRQVKIALPSLYGLLGLLRMERTAEGDFEVERFNYPKARYGKQELRYYFIRKAILTGEPDCNNKKYSMILLFKDGKIAYHESGGSCWTEVLDTRHAPYQDIICHENHLFALSEGNNIEIWNCEDDFM from the coding sequence ATGGTATTCCGAGCTAAGAGAATGACAAGTAGGGTCGATAGTTCATCCACCAAAAGGAGGAAAAGTCCTGATGATTTAAGTGTTTTTGATCTTTCCTCTTGGAACTTACTTGGAGAAGAGTTCGTTTCCAAGACGCCCTGGCTTATGCTTCCTTCAAAAGAAGTAGAAAGAGGAGATGGTACTGAAGCTACTCTGAGGGCATACAGTGGCTTCTTGAAACTTGGGGAGAGCGAGGTTTGTAGCATGAAAAAGATACCAAAGGAGTTGAGGGAAAGTTGCCGCATTGGATCATCAAACGGGTGGCCGATTTTCTTGGAGGAAAAAGCTGTGCCGTTTCTCTTCCACCCCTTCAGGCAAGTGAAAATAGCACTTCCTTCATTATATGGTCTGCTAGGTTTACTGAGAATGGAAAGAACCGCGGAGGGTGACTTTGAAGTCGAACGTTTTAACTATCCTAAGGCTCGCTATGGAAAGCAAGAACTACGATATTATTTCATACGGAAAGCAATCCTGACAGGAGAACCAGATTGCAACAATAAAAAGTATAGTATGATCTTGCTGTTCAAAGATGGAAAGATTGCATATCATGAGAGTGGAGGTAGTTGTTGGACTGAAGTTCTTGACACCAGGCATGCACCGTACCAAGATATTATATGCCACGAAAATCATCTCTTTGCATTGAGTGAGGGaaataatattgaaatatGGAATTGCGAAGACGATTTTATGTAA
- the LOC18603324 gene encoding putative phosphatidylinositol N-acetylglucosaminyltransferase subunit C isoform X1 — MRSQSTYLTLPTFKTQKNPVFPTQLQRFFFSEFKLRKLHLPYSRAIVMDTSTSGDSFPTRCKWRKVAYGGMQPGFDDNHTDGTFLEDMVMNANVVKRNMLKVMQDSVSISQYLCIVALVVLVWTYTLRSTLNENSLLLLDVSLLGSGFLILLLTEEMLSLNLLLHYVLNVSFFTTGLYVLAPIYQTLTRSISSDSIWSVTVSLLLLHLFLHDYSGSTIRAPGALKNPNLTSCISLNASIVASVFLASRLPSRLHVFAIMLFSLQVFLFAPLVTYCIRKYSFRLHLLFSFALMAVTLTFVYSLHRLLFVLLVGMLVFVNVVCPYWLIRIQEYKFEINGPWDEAKLCFDITD; from the exons ATGCGTTCTCAATCAACCTACTTGACGCTCCCAACTTTCAAAACCCAGAAAAACCCAGTTTTCCCAACCCAACTCCAACGCTTCTTCTTCTCTGAATTTAAG CTCAGGAAGCTGCATTTGCCATACAGCAGGGCTATTGTAATGGATACAAGCACCAGTGGTGATTCTTTTCCAACTCGATGCAAATGGAGAAAAGTTGCATATGGAGGGATGCAACCTGGTTTTGATGACAATCACACAGATGGCACTTTCCTTGAAGACATGGTCATGAACGCTAATGTTGTTAAAAGGAATATGCTTAAGGTGATGCAAGATTCAGTGTCTATCTCACAATATCTATGCATTGTTGCTCTTGTGGTGCTTGTCTGGACCTACACTCTTAGGTCAACCCTCAATGAAAACTCCCTCTTGCTTCTTGATGTAAGCCTTCTTGGTTCAGGTTTCTTAATTCTCCTATTAACTGAAGAAATGCTCTCCCTCAACCTTCTTTTGCACTATGTCCTCAATGTTTCCTTTTTTACCACTGGTTTGTATGTTTTGGCCCCTATCTACCAAACCTTGACGAGGTCCATTAGCTCTGATTCCATTTGGTCAGTAACTGTTTCACTTCTCTTGCTTCATCTTTTCTTACATGACTATTCTGGATCTACAATAAGAGCTCCAGGGGCTCTTAAGAATCCTAACTTGACTAGTTGTATTTCCTTGAATGCTTCTATCGTTGCTTCAGTTTTCCTAGCATCTCGACTACCATCAAGATTACATGTGTTTGCTATTATGCTATTCTCGTTACAAGTCTTCCTCTTTGCACCATTGGTCACCTATTGTATCAGGAAATATTCTTTTCGCTTGCACCTTCTGTTCTCCTTTGCACTGATGGCTGTGACTTTGACTTTTGTTTATAGCCTGCATCGCCTACTTTTTGTGCTACTGGTGGGAATGTTAGTCTTTGTTAATGTGGTTTGTCCTTACTGGCTTATAAGGATTCAGGAATACAAATTTGAGATCAATGGCCCTTGGGATGAGGCTAAGCTTTGTTTTGACATTACAGATTGA
- the LOC18603327 gene encoding glutamyl-tRNA(Gln) amidotransferase subunit B, chloroplastic/mitochondrial, with product MASTLFRTIQIHPFSLYPTAICRRRNGVLYCTMKSTQTQTATQEKQQPPKVKVSQHTQSKTLDKITRDYEAIIGIETHVQLSTLTKAFCSCPYNYGSQPNTSICPICMGLPGALPVLNSKVIEFAVKLGLALNCKLSLNSKFDRKQYFYPDLPKGYQISQFDIPIATGGYIDLDLPLEFGGGHRKFGITRVHMEEDAGKLLHSGNGDYSQVDLNRAGVPLLEIVSEPDMRTGIEAAEYAAELQRVVRYLGVSNGNMQEGSLRCDVNVSIRPVGQSEFGTKVEIKNLNSFSSINRAIDFEISRQALLHTQGHDDQIVQETRLWEEGAQKTVTMRKKEGLADYRYFPEPDLPEVILTQEYVDGIRNSLPELPEMKRRRYEKMGLSMQDVLFLANDVNVAEYFDATISRGADIKLAANWIMGDIAAYMKNEKLSINEIKLMPEELVELIASIKGGTISGKIGKEILFELLAKGGTVKGLIEEKDLVQIVDPVEIGKMVDKVLSENPKQLEQYRGGKTKLQGFFAGQVMKISKGKANPVLLNKILLEKLNAKS from the exons ATGGCTTCCACACTGTTTAGAACTATTCAAATCCACCCGTTTTCGCTCTACCCAACTGCAATATGTAGGAGAAGGAACGGTGTTCTTTACTGCACAATGAAAAGTACTCAAACTCAAACAGCAACACAAGAAAAGCAACAGCCTCCCAAAGTCAAAGTCTCACAACATACCCAGAGCAAAACACTTGACAAGATTACAAGAGACTATGAGGCAATAATTGGGATAGAGACACATGTCCAGCTCTCAACTCTCACCAAGGCTTTTTGTAGTTGTCCTTACAATTATGGATCCCAACCAAATACCAGTATCTGCCCCATTTGCATGGGATTGCCTGGTGCCTTGCCGgttttaaattcaaaagtgATTGAATTCGCAGTGAAATTGGGTCTTGCACTCAATTGCAAGCTATCTCTGAACTCAAAGTTTGATAGAAAGCAGTACTTCTATCCTGACCTTCCAAAGGGTTACCAAATATCTCAGTTTGATATCCCAATTGCAACTGGTGGTTACATTGATTTGGATCTTCCTCTTGAGTTTGGTGGTGGTCATAGGAAGTTTGGTATTACCAGAGTTCACATGGAGGAGGATGCAGGGAAGCTACTTCATTCTGGAAATGGAGATTATTCTCAG GTTGATCTAAATAGAGCAGGGGTGCCCTTGCTTGAGATTGTTTCTGAACCTGATATGAGAACTGGGATTGAAGCTGCTGAATATGCAGCAGAGTTACAGAGGGTGGTTCGATACTTGGGAGTGAGTAATGGAAATATGCAAGAAGGCTCACTTCGCTGTGATGTAAATGTATCAATTCGACCAGTTGGGCAATCAGAGTTTGGGACAAAG GTtgagataaaaaatttgaactcattttcatcaattaaCCGGGCCATTGATTTCGAGATATCAAGGCAGGCGCTTCTCCATACTCAAGGCCATGATGATCAAATTGTACAGGAAACTCGTCTATGGGAAGAAGGTGCTCAG AAAACAGTTACAATGAGGAAGAAGGAAGGACTTGCTGATTATCGTTATTTCCCAGAACCAGACCTCCCCGAAGTTATTCTCACTCAGGAATATGTTGATGGCATCCGCAATTCTTTGCCAGAACTTCCAGAAATGAAGCGTCGGAGGTATGAGAAGATGGGCCTAAGCATGCAGGATGTTCTTTTCCTGGCAAATGACGTAAAT GTGGCAGAATACTTTGATGCAACAATTTCAAGGGGTGCTGACATTAAGTTGGCTGCCAATTGGATAATGGGTGATATTGCTGCCtatatgaaaaatgaaaagcttTCTATTAATGAGATCAAACTTATGCCAGAAGAGCTAGTAGAGCTGATAGCTTCCATTAAAGGTGGGACTATCAGTGGAAAGATTGGAAAGGAG ATATTGTTTGAGCTGCTAGCCAAAGGTGGTACCGTCAAGGGACTGATAGAAGAGAAGGATCTGGTTCAG ATAGTAGATCCTGTTGAGATTGGGAAAATGGTAGATAAAGTGCTGTCAGAAAACCCAAAGCAGCTAGAACAATATCGTGGTGGCAAAACTAAGCTACAGGGTTTTTTTGCCGGTCAG GTAATGAAAATATCAAAAGGCAAAGCAAACCCCGTCCTTTTGAACAAAATCCTTTTGGAGAAATTAAATGCCAAAAGCTGA